A stretch of the Acyrthosiphon pisum isolate AL4f chromosome A2, pea_aphid_22Mar2018_4r6ur, whole genome shotgun sequence genome encodes the following:
- the LOC100571995 gene encoding uncharacterized protein LOC100571995: MSFAAYCVALASALAFVSEATDPETSEPGRPVAPAPGYPDWSLQYLDDVHKATRSHDDDVMFLRKMMEMDYLWWPILNEPVKIKRPTVPYFDQYKEPGPSVFLEKNELPFDLISTMMTENTFTGSDVVYAMDAFKSAMACSVLKHVSLQALMLHNLLTKFHHEIPDDERVMFEGWLVNMIQVGTDKLTAMDHSQDPDQSITRARALLVEMMRALSHSTADHTIGNFQEIAMRMYAEIDSTCAVPKGEKGHYSALAYDLNRRKRVEELKAHRTQLTENMREAAGVSNVDIMHKYRGDIVINAALTANDISELSEDTMKRATAANHIQMNFLYLNLPIQILSESQWKTISKPQISSKPENPNSAPLSL; encoded by the coding sequence ATGTCATTCGCCGCGTACTGCGTCGCGTTAGCGTCCGCACTGGCGTTCGTGTCGGAAGCAACGGACCCGGAAACGTCGGAACCCGGACGTCCGGTCGCGCCGGCGCCCGGATATCCGGACTGGTCGCTCCAGTACCTGGACGACGTGCACAAAGCGACCAGGTCGCACGACGATGACGTGATGTTCCTGCGGAAGATGATGGAGATGGACTATCTGTGGTGGCCGATCCTCAACGAGCCGGTCAAGATCAAACGGCCGACCGTGCCGTACTTTGACCAGTACAAGGAACCGGGGCCCTCcgtgtttttggaaaaaaatgagTTGCCGTTCGACTTGATCTCCACCATGATGACGGAGAACACGTTCACCGGCTCGGACGTCGTGTATGCGATGGACGCGTTCAAGTCCGCGATGGCGTGTTCGGTGCTCAAGCACGTCTCTCTGCAGGCGCTCATGCTGCACAATCTGCTGACCAAGTTCCACCACGAGATACCAGACGACGAGCGCGTGATGTTTGAAGGGTGGCTGGTGAACATGATCCAGGTGGGGACGGACAAGTTGACCGCGATGGACCACTCGCAGGACCCGGACCAGTCGATCACCCGAGCTCGTGCGCTCCTCGTGGAGATGATGCGTGCGCTGTCGCACAGCACCGCAGACCACACTATCGGCAATTTTCAAGAAATCGCCATGAGGATGTACGCCGAGATCGATAGTACGTGCGCCGTGCCCAAGGGAGAAAAAGGCCATTACAGCGCGCTGGCCTACGATTTAAACAGACGGAAGAGGGTAGAAGAGCTCAAGGCCCACCGGACGCAGCTCACCGAGAACATGAGAGAAGCCGCCGGAGTGAGTAACGTCGACATAATGCACAAGTACAGAGGCGACATAGTCATCAACGCCGCCTTGACTGCAAATGACATTTCTGAGCTCAGCGAAGACACCATGAAAAGAGCCACGGCCGCAAATCACATCCAAATGAACTTTTTGTACTTGAACTTGCCCATACAGATCTTGTCCGAGTCCCAGTGGAAAACCATCTCCAAACCTCAAATATCTAGCAAGCCGGAAAACCCTAATTCGGCCCCACTGTCTCTGTAG